A single region of the Pirellulales bacterium genome encodes:
- a CDS encoding sulfite exporter TauE/SafE family protein yields the protein MPTETLLLATLVLALAGFTQGLTGFGFGITAMSLLPWVLGLDEAHAVVTLTSTAACLLMAAVTLRDVPWRSLWLLALGTTAGVPLGFWLFESLPRLLVTRVLGLTLCSMVLFEMLVVWHTEWRWPRWLEPFVGLGSGILTGAFNVGGPPLVAYIYSQPWSKQRHVAGLTAVFMSGGLMRVALLVSHREVPPDVWKATGWSLVPMLAAIVFGNRLLGLIPQQRLRTGVFAVLLFLGGRYLLAG from the coding sequence ATGCCCACCGAAACCCTACTGCTCGCGACCCTCGTCCTGGCCTTGGCCGGTTTCACGCAGGGACTGACCGGTTTCGGCTTCGGCATCACCGCCATGTCGCTGCTGCCGTGGGTGCTGGGACTGGATGAGGCCCATGCGGTCGTGACGTTGACCAGCACGGCGGCCTGCCTGTTGATGGCGGCCGTCACGCTGCGCGACGTGCCGTGGCGCAGCTTGTGGCTGCTGGCGTTGGGCACCACCGCCGGCGTGCCGCTGGGATTTTGGCTGTTCGAATCGCTGCCGCGGTTGCTGGTCACGCGCGTGTTGGGGCTGACGTTGTGCTCGATGGTTCTGTTCGAGATGCTCGTCGTGTGGCACACCGAGTGGCGCTGGCCGCGCTGGCTGGAGCCGTTCGTCGGGCTGGGCAGCGGCATCTTGACCGGCGCCTTCAACGTCGGCGGCCCGCCGCTGGTGGCCTACATTTATTCACAGCCCTGGTCGAAACAGCGGCATGTCGCCGGCCTGACCGCGGTGTTCATGAGCGGCGGTTTGATGCGCGTGGCGCTGCTCGTCAGTCATCGTGAAGTTCCGCCCGACGTGTGGAAGGCGACGGGCTGGTCGCTGGTGCCGATGCTGGCCGCCATCGTGTTCGGCAACCGGCTGCTGGGCCTGATTCCGCAACAGCGGTTGCGAACGGGCGTGTTCGCGGTTTTACTGTTTTTGGGCGGCCGCTATTTGTTGGCCGGGTAA
- a CDS encoding SMP-30/gluconolactonase/LRE family protein — MRSSAVSLSIVLALLPLPALADDAQPAVPKGEVTKYTFESSKVFPGTVRDYWIYVPKQYDPARLACLHINQDGVQFNAPAVFDRLIEAKEMPVVIGVFVMHGRVKASSDAALDRFNRSFEYDGLGDNYVRFLLEELLPDVEKRTAADGRPVRLSREGNDRAIAGSSSGAICAFTAAWERPDAFRRVFSAVGTYVGLRGGNNYPTLIRKFAPKPLRIFLEDGSNDLNIYGGDWWMANQEMERALVFAGYEVNHAWGDGGHNGKHATEIFADATRWLWKDWPQPIKAGAGSPQLQDILLPGEDWRPVAQGYKFTEGPAVNAQGEVFYNDVPASKTYKVGLDGGVSVFLNETQKGDGQRFGPDGRLYSVAGGAEQIVAYDAAGKPTVIADGFRGNDLVVRHDGSVYVTNPGWNGTDPSKIWLISPKGEKKVVDTGLKFSNGLTLSPDQSLLYVADSRSHWVYSYQIQSDGTLRYKQRYCHLHVPDTADDSGADGMRVDRDGRLYVATRMGIQVCDQAGRVNAIIPTPNGKVSNLCFGGKDFDVLFATCGDRVYKRKVKVPGAPSFLPPVRPAAPRL; from the coding sequence ATGCGCTCGTCTGCCGTTTCCCTTTCGATCGTCCTCGCGTTGCTGCCCCTGCCGGCCCTCGCCGACGACGCGCAGCCTGCGGTACCCAAGGGCGAGGTGACCAAGTACACGTTCGAAAGCAGCAAGGTTTTTCCCGGCACCGTCCGCGATTATTGGATCTATGTGCCCAAGCAGTACGATCCGGCCAGGCTGGCGTGTCTGCACATCAACCAGGACGGCGTGCAATTCAACGCGCCCGCGGTCTTCGACCGGCTGATCGAGGCCAAAGAAATGCCGGTGGTGATCGGCGTGTTCGTGATGCACGGCCGCGTCAAGGCATCCAGCGACGCGGCACTCGATCGCTTCAACCGCAGTTTTGAATACGACGGGCTGGGCGACAACTACGTCCGCTTCCTGCTGGAGGAGCTGTTGCCCGACGTGGAGAAGCGGACCGCCGCCGACGGTCGGCCGGTCCGGCTGTCGCGCGAGGGCAACGACCGGGCGATCGCCGGCTCCAGCAGCGGTGCGATTTGTGCCTTCACGGCCGCCTGGGAACGGCCCGACGCTTTTCGCCGCGTATTCAGCGCCGTCGGCACTTATGTGGGCCTGCGGGGCGGCAACAACTATCCCACGCTCATCCGCAAGTTCGCGCCGAAGCCGCTCCGCATCTTTCTCGAAGACGGCAGCAACGACCTGAACATCTACGGCGGCGATTGGTGGATGGCCAATCAAGAGATGGAGCGGGCACTCGTCTTCGCCGGCTATGAAGTCAACCACGCCTGGGGCGACGGCGGGCACAACGGCAAGCACGCCACCGAAATCTTCGCCGACGCCACGCGCTGGCTCTGGAAGGACTGGCCGCAACCGATCAAGGCCGGGGCCGGCTCGCCGCAACTGCAAGACATTCTCCTGCCCGGCGAAGATTGGCGGCCTGTCGCCCAGGGCTACAAGTTCACCGAGGGGCCGGCGGTGAATGCCCAAGGCGAGGTTTTTTACAACGACGTGCCGGCCAGCAAAACGTATAAGGTCGGCCTCGACGGCGGCGTGAGCGTGTTTCTCAACGAGACGCAAAAGGGCGACGGCCAGCGGTTCGGCCCCGACGGCCGGCTGTATTCCGTGGCCGGCGGCGCCGAGCAGATCGTCGCTTACGACGCGGCTGGCAAGCCGACGGTGATCGCCGACGGATTTCGCGGCAACGACCTGGTGGTGCGTCACGACGGCAGCGTCTACGTGACCAATCCCGGTTGGAACGGCACCGATCCGAGCAAGATTTGGCTCATCAGTCCGAAGGGTGAGAAGAAAGTCGTCGATACCGGGCTGAAGTTCTCCAATGGCCTCACGCTCTCGCCCGACCAGTCGCTGCTGTATGTCGCAGACAGCCGCAGCCATTGGGTCTACAGCTATCAAATTCAGTCCGATGGCACGCTCCGCTACAAGCAGCGGTATTGTCATCTGCACGTGCCCGACACGGCCGACGACAGCGGGGCCGACGGCATGCGCGTCGATCGCGACGGGCGGCTCTACGTGGCGACCCGCATGGGCATTCAGGTTTGCGATCAGGCCGGGCGGGTCAACGCGATCATCCCCACGCCGAACGGCAAAGTGTCGAATCTCTGCTTTGGCGGCAAGGATTTCGACGTGTTGTTCGCCACCTGCGGCGACCGCGTTTACAAGCGGAAAGTGAAGGTCCCCGGCGCCCCGTCGTTTTTGCCGCCGGTCAGGCCCGCCGCGCCGCGGCTCTAG
- the nadC gene encoding carboxylating nicotinate-nucleotide diphosphorylase, with protein sequence MNDFRQVEWDAEVEDDCRQLVRLAVREDLERLYDWTSVALVPEAAGGKARVVARKPGVIAGLPAARVTLDEYDPRLEWRTLIDDGQPVGAATVVAEVAGNARSLLAVERPLLNLLGHLSGIATLTRRFVDAVAGTSARIYDTRKTTPGWRRLEKYAVRLGGGHNHRLGLFDGILIKDNHLALGAAAEGPHFSPADAVGKAREFLARLDERDAHRRMMVEIEVDSLDQLREVLPLGPDIVLLDNMPPSMLREAVELRNSLAPDVELEASGGIRLQTVADVARSGVERISVGALTHSAEWLDVGLDWLAGRPL encoded by the coding sequence ATGAACGATTTTCGCCAGGTCGAATGGGATGCGGAGGTCGAGGACGACTGCCGCCAGTTGGTGCGACTGGCGGTGCGTGAGGATCTCGAACGGCTTTACGATTGGACCAGCGTGGCCCTCGTGCCGGAGGCCGCCGGCGGAAAAGCGCGCGTCGTCGCTCGCAAGCCGGGCGTGATTGCCGGATTGCCGGCCGCCCGCGTGACGCTCGACGAATACGATCCGCGGCTCGAATGGCGGACGCTGATCGACGACGGACAGCCGGTCGGGGCCGCGACGGTCGTCGCCGAGGTCGCCGGCAATGCCCGCAGTTTGTTGGCGGTCGAGCGGCCGCTGTTGAATCTGCTGGGCCACCTGTCGGGCATCGCCACGCTCACCCGACGCTTTGTCGATGCCGTCGCCGGCACTTCGGCCCGAATCTACGATACGCGCAAGACCACTCCCGGCTGGCGACGGCTGGAGAAGTACGCGGTGCGCCTCGGCGGCGGGCACAATCACCGGCTGGGGCTGTTCGACGGCATCCTCATCAAAGACAACCACCTTGCCCTTGGCGCCGCGGCCGAAGGGCCGCACTTTTCCCCTGCCGACGCCGTGGGCAAGGCACGGGAGTTTTTGGCCCGGCTTGACGAACGCGATGCTCATCGTCGGATGATGGTCGAGATCGAGGTCGACTCGCTCGATCAATTGCGCGAGGTGTTGCCGCTGGGGCCCGACATCGTGCTCTTGGACAACATGCCGCCCTCGATGCTGCGGGAGGCGGTGGAGTTGCGGAACTCGCTTGCGCCGGACGTCGAGCTGGAAGCATCGGGCGGCATCCGTCTGCAAACGGTGGCCGACGTGGCGCGAAGCGGAGTCGAGAGAATCAGCGTCGGGGCCTTGACGCATTCGGCCGAGTGGCTCGATGTGGGGCTGGATTGGCTTGCAGGTCGGCCATTGTGA
- a CDS encoding histidine kinase dimerization/phospho-acceptor domain-containing protein, whose amino-acid sequence MNLLPGRRDAMIARALPPGLGAATVLSAAAALATCSAWTARQPWLLQFGFQTLAIAAAAAPFWLWARWAASDKPAVPLRSAAHRGPLAEFLLVANHEMKTPLAGIKAYVELLADGDADDDVTREEFLNGISSQAQRLEEAIDDLLERARAEVEVSLAGDTLADHAADHAAALAAP is encoded by the coding sequence ATGAATCTGCTCCCAGGCCGTCGCGATGCGATGATCGCCAGGGCGCTGCCGCCGGGCTTAGGGGCCGCAACCGTGCTCTCCGCCGCCGCGGCCCTGGCCACATGTTCGGCCTGGACCGCCCGGCAACCCTGGCTCTTGCAATTCGGCTTTCAAACCTTGGCGATCGCCGCTGCCGCCGCCCCGTTTTGGCTGTGGGCGCGGTGGGCCGCCTCGGACAAACCGGCCGTGCCGCTCCGCTCCGCCGCGCATCGCGGCCCCCTGGCGGAATTCCTGCTGGTGGCCAACCATGAAATGAAAACGCCCCTGGCAGGCATCAAAGCCTATGTCGAATTGCTGGCCGACGGCGATGCCGACGACGACGTGACGCGCGAAGAGTTTCTGAACGGCATCAGCAGTCAGGCCCAACGCTTGGAGGAAGCCATCGACGACTTGCTCGAACGAGCGCGGGCCGAGGTGGAGGTTTCACTGGCCGGAGACACGCTGGCCGACCACGCCGCCGACCACGCCGCCGCCCTCGCCGCCCCTTGA
- a CDS encoding response regulator: MTAKILLCDDEVHILRAAEFKLARAGFEVRCAANGQEAWEAIELDPPDLLITDLQMPRLNGLELIERIRQRPDMEKLPVIVLTAKGFELSPERLAEKWGVLAVVGKPFSPRELLRLVEPIAAQVAARSTPLLETATR; encoded by the coding sequence ATGACCGCGAAAATCCTGCTCTGCGACGACGAAGTACACATCTTGCGGGCGGCGGAATTCAAGCTGGCCCGTGCCGGCTTCGAGGTGCGTTGCGCCGCCAACGGGCAGGAAGCCTGGGAAGCGATCGAGCTTGATCCGCCCGACCTGCTGATCACCGATCTTCAAATGCCGCGGCTGAACGGGCTGGAATTGATCGAACGCATTCGGCAACGGCCGGACATGGAGAAACTGCCGGTCATCGTGCTGACTGCCAAAGGCTTTGAGTTGTCGCCGGAACGATTGGCGGAAAAGTGGGGCGTGCTGGCCGTGGTCGGCAAGCCGTTCAGCCCCCGTGAACTACTGCGGTTGGTGGAACCGATTGCCGCCCAGGTCGCGGCACGTTCGACACCCTTACTTGAAACCGCCACGCGATAA
- the rpsU gene encoding 30S ribosomal protein S21, producing MVKLNVRERESIQEAVRRFRKLVERSGIKKEMRRKEYYEKPSETRRRSRLRAERRTRRNTLLVR from the coding sequence GTGGTCAAGTTGAACGTTCGGGAACGCGAATCGATTCAAGAAGCCGTTCGCCGTTTCCGAAAGCTGGTCGAGCGGAGTGGTATCAAAAAGGAGATGAGGCGGAAAGAATACTACGAAAAACCGAGCGAAACACGCCGCCGCTCCCGATTGCGTGCCGAGCGGCGCACGCGTCGCAACACGCTCCTGGTCCGCTGA
- a CDS encoding CBS domain-containing protein, translating to MDRLDRKRQQLESLFDIARQASGETVAVGDVMTVGPTCISPSATLLELVKLFHAKEFRHPLVADADGRLVGVVSDRDVIRCFGPGRYPEERVLESVTAADIMSTDLVTISPSAPLAQAIELLCGFGINCLPVVEGGKVVGILTSTDLYVVLETLLQTLHQSPAATAAQFTAANH from the coding sequence ATGGACCGACTTGATCGCAAACGACAGCAACTCGAAAGCCTCTTCGACATCGCGCGGCAGGCGTCCGGCGAGACCGTCGCGGTCGGCGACGTCATGACGGTCGGTCCGACGTGCATCTCGCCAAGCGCGACGCTGCTCGAACTGGTGAAGCTTTTTCATGCCAAGGAATTTCGCCATCCCCTGGTGGCCGATGCCGATGGCCGGCTGGTGGGCGTGGTGAGCGACCGCGACGTCATTCGCTGCTTTGGTCCGGGCCGTTACCCGGAAGAACGGGTGCTGGAAAGCGTGACGGCGGCCGACATCATGAGCACCGACCTGGTGACGATTTCGCCCTCGGCGCCGCTGGCGCAGGCCATCGAATTGCTGTGCGGCTTTGGCATCAACTGCCTGCCGGTGGTCGAGGGAGGGAAGGTGGTCGGCATCCTGACGAGCACCGATTTGTACGTCGTTCTGGAAACGTTGTTACAAACCCTCCATCAGTCACCTGCCGCAACGGCCGCGCAATTCACGGCCGCCAATCATTAA